The genome window taaaattttttaattcaaatatatcgAGTGTGGAATATCACGGTAATATTAAGTACTGCTATGCCAGTAATCacaattagtatttttatccATACAAGCTTTAAACCTGTGGAATATTGTTCTTCGAATAAATGGTacactataatttattacagtaatacgcttaatatcttaaaataaccaccagtaatgttaattattttgtagtaaCAAAGAGGTCgggttaaaattgaaatagcCTCGGGAATTTAACAGCAAAACCGCGATCACCGCTCTGAAACTGACCGCTTTGACTCACCTCGGTTTCCTTTTAAGGTTTTCAAATTTTGCCGTAAGTTTTCATTGCACAAACACTTGTTAAACACAGACCAGTGCGTATTCGTTGACAGaaatatcttataatttttcaatgatctaactttaataaattcaactcAACTTATAAGGCGacaaaataaaagcatttcCATTTTTTTGCTAATATTAGATTTTCCACTTCactttaaattatcattttgcTGTACAAACAAAGGTACGTGACATTCGAGAACATTCCGTTAAGCAGTTGAGCAAACAAGCGCACCGGCGGGATCGATCCACCGCATTGCACTCAACTTTTAACATATGCTTTGCTcacttttcatattaaaaataaacggcACATGCGATCTTGTACGCGAATTACTATttgtaatatacaaaataaatgacagGCGTCAAGTTCCAATAATCcgactaacctaacctaaccttaccATGAACTGCAAGTACCTACACACAAttgataaatatgtaaacaaataatagaaaaaaaattccaacTGAAAGCATTTATTCGTCgtgaaaaataatagaaattgtttttttgataCAGCTTAATCTGTTAAGCTTGAACaatgtcgttttttttttttttttgtgactgagtagtcactgtttgccttgaggaggcatttacagtttcaccgggcttgaggtggccgggcgcagatggcgcttagcctaaacctcgtttaagagtaactaggctcgagggctccctcaggagcctcggctcgggctgttacttcgttattattaccggattgggaggtcaccgagctcttaggtcgcttcggtggacgctccatggagtgactgggcgcaagggcccccgagaggggacctcggcttgggctgtcactcattacgcgtttagcattccgattcaagggtgcccgagagggccgaacctcggcttgatcggttgctattatctgattgctattattaatacagctaacattactaccacttcgaaaagcgttagcgctgggagaagaagtggcggaagaaactccagcaacgcttctactattaataggagaaaacctgcctgctatgaggccgtatcgcgagaatgattgtcgcagccgacatcgactgcggcgtgtgatctgtttgtgatgtttgagcttagcctgggcgatagtaattgcatcgtcttgaaagtcaagaacgtgcctaggtctacgataatcccgacgaaacttaccgagcgcgattggattgtaggtggcggcatctacaactagcggattaggatgaccgacggcagagtcaaaataacgacgcgacgccaaCTTCAGGTGTTGGGCAATGGTGGGCAAGTCCAAGTCTATATGGAGATCGCTGTTGCGCATGTACCACGGAGCTCCCGTGGCTCTACGCATGAATCTATTCTGAATCACCTGaagtcgatgtatttgtttcggggCGATGTGCGCGAATACCGGACTAGCATATGTCATGACGGGACGAAGTACTGATTAATAGAGTGTCACCTTGTTCCGAAGGgacattttactctttctaTTAATCAACGCGGAAAGACGACCTAGGATGAAAGCCGCGCGGTTCCTGACCCGGGTCACATGAGCGGAGAAGTTAAGTTTAGAGTCTAATATGACACCTAAGTATTTAACTTGGTCTTCCCAAGGTATTGGGCTGTCCATGAGTTTAATGGACGGAAGAGCAGCCCCTTTCTGGCGTGAAAAGTAGAGCGCCGCGCTTTTGCTAGGATTAATTTCGATCCTCCATTTCCGAAACCAGGCACCTAACGTGTTGGCAGCGGTTTGGAGACGTCGACATATAGCTTCGGGTGAACGACCAGATGTGTATACGCAGGTGTCATCGGCGAATAGAGCAAGCTCTACACCGTGTACGCGGGGAATGTCGTTTGTGTATAAGGTAAATAGAACAGGCCCTAACATCGAACCTTGAGGCACCCCGGCTCGAACGGGGTGCAATTGTGAGCACACTCCCTCGACGCGGTAGCGGAACGTGCGATTACTTAGGAAGTCTCGTATTATGCATACGAGACGGTCGGGTACTCCGTACTCATATAGCTTGTATATAAGCCCGTTGTGCCATACTTTATCGAACGCTTTCGCTACGTCGAGGAAGATAGCTCCGGTGCTAAGGCCACGTTGGCGTTTGACAAGTATGTGCTCCGTGATGCGGTGCACTTGATTGGTGCATGAATGTTTGGCGCGAAAGCCAAACTGTTCTGCAATAGGCATGCCTTTTGTATCCATAAAGGTGCGAAGGCGTGCTAATATTAATCGTTCAACAATGTCGGTTGTGTTTCAGTCGCCGTGAGTTTCCACCGCCGAAATGTTCATACAAATATCATGCTATCTCTTTCAttcgatttgaaaaaaacagagatgacaGTATGTTTCTCAGTGGATACCTACGGAATAAATAACCTCACAGCAAATTCGACTTGACAACATAACAATTCGAATAGCGATTTGGGAAATCTCCTACAAATCCaagagatttaaattattttaattaaacaaattcacTGAATCAGCaattatacttttatgttAAGCTACGGTACTGATATAACGGAGGTCGCGCGCCGGTTGCCGTACCGTGTGCATCGTTTCCGTGTCGCTCcgcatttaaaatctttaaatgtgGTAAAAAGTGAAGAGATTTACTTGTGTTATACATCGGGAGATGCGTCTCGGCGAGACGCATCTAGTGGTATATAATACGTAGTGGGCAGAGAccaaattagttaagtttttagtgttttagtgTTATAACGGTCGTTTTGGGCGTGGCACTTTTTTCGACGAAGTTCAAAAAGTGCTTCGATTTCGTCGTGTAATATATCGGGAGATGCGTCTCAGTGAGACAAATCGACCGGGATAGTTTTTAGTGTGGATAGAGACCAAattagtttttagtgtttaagtgCGTTTTTAGCGTTATAGAACTTTACATATGAATAGTTTACAAACGCTATGAACAGCAAAAGCAAAGTGATTTACGACATGGGGGAGGACACCTCCATGTCGGACTACACGTGCTCAGAGGAAGAGGGCGCCTCCGGGCGCCGGCTGGAAGCCGCGGGCGCCGCGTGCACCGAGGACGCCGCAAGGCAAAACAAGGGAGGTAAGCCGCGGTCAGCGGGCTTGATATCAAAGTTCCGAACGGGAACGACCCATAAACGGCCATTGGCCGCTACATCCGCAGATGAGGACGCCCCGGCCGTGGCGCATAAAGTGGCCTCCTCTTCGACGAGGAGCCGCGTTAGGCGCCCGGTAGGGGTATACAGCTTCCTCAAGGAGGCAAAGGACTACCTGGCTGATGGGGGGGATAGTGAGGGGGAGGACCCCGACCCAACTTACCGTCCAAGCGGGAAGAAGACGAGCCCCGTAGTGGCCTCTGCAAAAACCTCCGACGATGGGACCCCCGGCGCCCTATCCAGGGGCACGGTCGAGGCCCTCGCCGAGGAGGCTCTCAAAAGCGTGGAGAAAATAAAGGAGGAAATTAAGAAGAGCGGCCACCTAAAAGGTACCATATGGGGGCAAATAAACCGGGCGACCAAAAGCGTAGTCGAGGCAGTTGAGGGCCTTCGCGATATAACGCCAGATGAAGAGCAGCGCAGGCTCCGTGCGGACAATGCTCGCCTTTCAAGGGAGCTGGATATTGTCCGCAACGAGCTGCGTGCCTTCAAACAGGCGTACGTGGAGTCGCAGCGGAAGTCCGTTGCAGCCCCGAGAGAGGCGACAGGGCCCCTGCAGCCCAACTTTGAGGAGGTGCTCAGATGCGCCATGGAGGAGATGAAGGGGCAACTCCTGCAGTCGGTAGGCGGGATGATCAATGCCCGCCTACAAGACCTGGAGATGCGCCTTCCTCCTGAGCCCGTCATGAGGCCCCCTCTGCGTGCCGACCAACggcagccgccgccgccccgtcACAAGTCCCGATCGGGGCTCGTGGAAGGCGCCATGGAGGTGGATGGGGAAGCCCAGCCACCCCAGGCGCCCACACCCAGGGCGGTAAAGAAGGCGCCGAAGAAGGGCGCCGCAAAGCGGCCGACTGCCCCCCCGCCTCCTCCTCCCCCCAAGGGAAAACAGGGGGCAGGACAGGCAGAAGTGACTCCTCCCCCCCCAACCGCTGGAACAAGTGGAGAGGGGGAAGCCCAGACGGGGACTGCTGACAACTCCTGGTCCGAGGTTGTCCGGAGGAAGAAGAGGGGAAATGCCACTGTCGCTGCTAATTCCCCCCCCTCAGCCGGAACAACCCGGCAGATCGCCCCGGCCCCACCAAAGGCCGTTAAAATCGTGGCCCCAAAAACCGCGGCCATAGTGGTGACCCTCAAGGAAGGAGCCACCATGACCACCGCGGAAGGGGCCACGACTGACGCAAAATATACTGAGGTCCTGGCAAAGGCCAGGTCCTCGATATCCCTGAGGGAATTCGGTTTGGAGTCGGTCAGGATCCGCACGAGCATGACCGGCTCCAAACTAATGGAGGTCGGGGGGACCACCCCCGAGGAAACCGCTGACCGCCTCGCCGCCGCCCTGGTGGAGGCAGTAGGCAGCTGGGCGGACATCACCCGCCCAACCAAAATGGCCGTCCTCAGGATCACCGGTCTGGATGACACGGTGACCACTGAGGAAGTGGCGGCCCAACTGGCATCGGTCGGCGGGTGTCCCCCCAGCTCCATGAAAGTAGGGAACATCAGACCGAGCTTCTGGGGCGGCGGCTCCGCCCTGGTCAAGTGCCCAGCGACTGCCGCTAAGGCAGTCGTTAAGGCGGGACGAGTGGCCATCGGATGGACGATGGCCAGCGTCAAAGCAGTGGAGGCCCAGCCATTGAGATGCTACAAATGCATGATGCTGGGCCACACTCGCGCGCTATGCCCAGCGGAAGCAGAGAACGGGCGTCTCTGCTTCCGCTGCGGCAGTGAAGGGCATAAGTCGGCAGAGTGCGAGGCCCCCTGCAAATGCACCGTGTGTGCAACGACAGGGCGCCCACACTCACATGTGATGGGGGGTGCCAAGTGCACACCCCCGTCGGTGAAGGGCAAAGCCCCGTCGTCGAGCAGAGTGCCTCGCACTCAGCCCCAACCGCACGGCAGCCGTATGGCTGAAGAGGAAGAAATGCAGATATTTTAATGCCAAGACACCTGCATTTCGACCTACTACAGACGAACACCAACCACTCTGCCCGGGCACAGGACCTGCTCATGCAGTGCCTGGCAGAGTGGAGAATTGCTGTTGCGGTCGTGGCTGAACCCTACTTTGTCCCCCCCCAACCCAGTTGGTTCGGGGACACAGAGGGATTAGTCGCCATAGTGGTGCCGCCTTCGAGCCCACAACCCCTCTCCCTCAGGGAGCGAGGAGCGGGCTACGTGGCGGTGaactggggagaagtagtACTCATAGgagtctacttctccc of Papilio machaon chromosome 18, ilPapMach1.1, whole genome shotgun sequence contains these proteins:
- the LOC123721949 gene encoding tropomyosin-1, isoforms 33/34-like; its protein translation is MGEDTSMSDYTCSEEEGASGRRLEAAGAACTEDAARQNKGGKPRSAGLISKFRTGTTHKRPLAATSADEDAPAVAHKVASSSTRSRVRRPVGVYSFLKEAKDYLADGGDSEGEDPDPTYRPSGKKTSPVVASAKTSDDGTPGALSRGTVEALAEEALKSVEKIKEEIKKSGHLKGTIWGQINRATKSVVEAVEGLRDITPDEEQRRLRADNARLSRELDIVRNELRAFKQAYVESQRKSVAAPREATGPLQPNFEEVLRCAMEEMKGQLLQSVGGMINARLQDLEMRLPPEPVMRPPLRADQRQPPPPRHKSRSGLVEGAMEVDGEAQPPQAPTPRAVKKAPKKGAAKRPTAPPPPPPPKGKQGAGQAEVTPPPPTAGTSGEGEAQTGTADNSWSEVVRRKKRGNATVAANSPPSAGTTRQIAPAPPKAVKIVAPKTAAIVVTLKEGATMTTAEGATTDAKYTEVLAKARSSISLREFGLESVRIRTSMTGSKLMEVGGTTPEETADRLAAALVEAVGSWADITRPTKMAVLRITGLDDTVTTEEVAAQLASVGGCPPSSMKVGNIRPSFWGGGSALVKCPATAAKAVVKAGRVAIGWTMASVKAVEAQPLRCYKCMMLGHTRALCPAEAENGRLCFRCGSEGHKSAECEAPCKCTVCATTGRPHSHVMGGAKCTPPSVKGKAPSSSRVPRTQPQPHGSRMAEEEEMQIF